Within the Tessaracoccus flavescens genome, the region AGGCTGGGATCTGACCGAGGCCCCGACCGGCTCCGGCCCGGGGTGATCCGGCGCAGCGAAGCCCGTCATGACGGCCCGGGACGAATGGGGGAGCAGCCCGGCTGGAGACGGCCATCGGCGGTTGGGCAGGTGAAGCTCTTGGGCGGTTGGGTGCGCCCGGCCGCGGCTCCGACCGACGGCCGGGGACGGCCTCCGCAGAGGGGTCGGGTCGCGATAGGTGCCCGAGCCGAGGGATGCCCGACGATCAGACCGTGGTCTTCGACCGTGCCGTCACCTTGGAGGTGAGGTGCCCGGCTGCGTAGGGTGGTCCCGGTTGACCAACGAACGAGACGAGCACCGCATGGCCGAGCCGACAGCCCCCGCTGAGGACATTGAGACCGACGTCACCCGACCCGATTCGGTCGGACGCTGGTTCGCGCGGCTGCTCAAGGGCATCGCTGTAGGCGTCGGCGCGATCCTTCCCGGCCTCTCGGGCGGAGTGCTCGCCGTCATCTTCAAGCTGTACGACCCGCTGATCCGGTTCCTGGCGAACCTGCGTCGCAACTTCGTGCAGAACGTGCTCTTCTTCATCCCCGTCGGCATCGGCGTTGGCGCAGGCATCGTGTTGTTCTCCGTCGTGGTCGAGGCGGCGTTCGGTAGGTACGCGGCACAGTTCATCTGCCTGTTCATCGGCTTCGTGATCGGCACCTTCCCCTCGCTGTTCCGGCAGGCGGGCAAGCATGGGCGCAGCACGCTGGACTGGGTGATCATGGCCATCGCCGCCGTCGCCATCTTCGCGCTGATGTACCTGGGTGGCGAGAGCACCTGGCTGCAGGTCGAGCCGAACATCCCCGTCTGGTTCGGCTCCGGGGCGCTGATCGGCCTCGGCCTGATCGTGCCGGGCCTGAGCCCATCGAACTTCCTGATCTACTTCGGCCTCTACGACAAGATGGCAAGCGGCATCAAGAACTTCGACATGTCAGTGATCATCCCGCTGGCGCTCGGACTGATCGCCTGCGTCCTGCTGCTCGCCAAGGCCGCGGAGTGGGCGTTCCGCAAGTACCACTCGCAGATGTACCACCTCATCCTCGGCATGGTGGTCGGCTCGTCGATCGCGATCTTCCCGACCGTCGTGTTCCCCGCGTTCACCGAGCAGGGGCTCGCCGCCTCCGGGCTCAGCCTGGGTGGGGCGATCGCGTTCGCCCTTGCCATGCTTGTCGTCGGCACGATCGCCTCGTTCCTGTTCAGCAGGGTCGAGGACCGCGTGTCCGAACAGCGCGAGGAGATCGACGCCGCGGCCAAGGCGAAGCCGACGCAGTAGCGGGCCGCCTCGCGTCCTGCCGGCGGTCGGCTCGGGTGCTCCGGGCTCTCGTGCCGCCCACCGTCGAGCCTGCGCTCGATGGAGAGCCGGGCGGTGGGTCGAGTCCCACTCCCAGGTCGGGAAATCGTCTGCCGTGACCCGGATCGGGATCGTCGGATCGGTTGTCAGCGCCCCCTGCGTGTGACAGGGTTTTCACCATGATGAGGTAGAGCCACTGGCCAGCCGGAGCGTCGCCACCGACGGCGACCCGCTCGTCCACGCCCAGACACACCCTCCAAGGAACCAGCATGCTCGAGATCATCCATTTCCCCCTGCCTGAACGCCACGACGACCGGGTGTGGCTCGACTACCAGGAACTGGCCCGCACGCTCGACCACGAGCTGGTTGGCGGCCCCGGGCTCAGCGTCAGCCCCGAATCGGCCTGGGAGACCGCGAGGCGAGTGACCGAGACGCGCCTGGAACGCCTGATCGCGTATGCCGACGGCACCCCCGTCGGCTACGCCAGCCTGCGCATCGAGCTCGTCGATGAGCCCACCAGTGGCAGCGTCTACGCCTATGTCCTGCCCGCGCACCGTCGGCGCGGCATCGGTTCGGCGCTCGCCGGGCGGATGAGGGAGATCATCGCTGAGGCGGGCCTCACCAAGCTCACCGCCTGGGCCATGGTGCATCCCGAAGGGGAGCGGCGCCTCGTGCCCGCCTCGGGCGTCGGGTCGGTGCCCGCCGACGACCCTGGCATCCGCTTCGCCGTCGTCAACGGCTTCACGCTCGAGCAGGTGGAGCGGGTGAGCCGCTACGACTTCGACGCCCCGCTCGTCGACCCGATGGAGGCCATGACGCAGGCGCGGCGCGCAGACAACTCCGACTACGAACTGCTGACCTTCGAGGGCTTCGCCCCCGCAGACATCGTCGGAGACCTCGCCGTCATGCGCGAACGGATGATCACCGATCCGCCGTCGGGCGGGATGGAGGTCGTCGAGCAGAAGTGGGACGCGGAGCGGCTCAACAAGCGCGACGAGCGGCTGCTGGTCACCAACTGGTTCTGGCGCGCCGTCGTCCGCCACGTCCCGTCCGGACAGTTCGTCGCGCTGAGCGAGATCCTGCGCAACCGGACCAACCCGGACGCGTTCCTCGAGCAGTGGGACACCATCGTCCTCCCGGAGCACCGTGGACGCAGGCTCGGCATGCTCGTGAAGGCAGCCAACCTGATCCAGGTGCACCGGGCGGCCCCCGACGCCACGTCGATCCTCACCTGGAACGCCGAGGAGAACCGTTACATGCTCGACGTGAACGAGGCGCTCGGCTTCCGCCAGGTCCTGGTCGAGGCCGCCTTCCAGCGCAGGCTGTAGCGCGCGTCATGAGCACTTCTCCGGACTCGTTTCGTCCGCGAGAGGCCGCTGCGATCCAGCGCGAGGACATCGACGCCTGGGCCGCCTCCAACGACATCGTCACGACCCACGGCGAGGCCACCGAGACCGGCGCGCGACGCCGACGTCGCGCGGCCCGTTGGGCGGCGCGGACTCGGCATCAAGGGCGCTGAGCCTGCGATCGGGTGATCCGCGTGCGCCCGCCGGTGCCCTGGGGCGCGCCGTCCCAATAGGCTGTCGGGCATGAGTGACTACCTTGACGTCAACCGGGCCAACTGGGATGCGCGGGCCGAGGTCCACGTCGGGCCCGGCGGCTACGCCGTCGATGAGGTCGTCGATCCCGAGTGGATCTCCGGAGTCGTCCGCTTCGACCAGCCGCTGCTCGGAGACCTCACGGGCCTCGACGGAGTCCATCTCCAGTGCCACATCGGTACCGACACGATCAGCCTTGCGCGGCTCGGGGCGAAGATGACCGGAGTCGACCTGTCGCCCGGGTCGCTGCATCAGGCACGCAGGATCGCCGAGCGGGCCGGCATCGGGGTCGACTACTTCGAGTCAGACGTCTACAACGCTCCCGAGGCCCTCGGCGGTCAGCGTTTCGACCTCGTCTACACCGGCATCGGCGCGCTCTGCTGGCTGCCGGACATCAGGCTGTGGGCGAAGACGGTCGCCGAACTGCTCCGCCCGGGAGGCCGGCTCTTCGTCCGTGACGGGCATCCCGTCCTCAACTCGCTGCTGCCCGTCACCGTCGGCGAGGTGCAGCCCGATTCCGACCAGCAGGAATGGCTCACCGGCGTCGGCGCGCTGACTCCCGCGCTGGAGCTGCCCTACTGGGAGCAGCCGGAGCCGATGGTCTGGAACGACGCCGTGAGCTACGCGGGGACCGAGAAGGTGACCTCGCCCGAGTCCGTCGAGTGGAACCACGCCATCTCGCAGATCGTGATGGCGGTCCTCGACGCCGGGCTGAGCCTCGAACTCCTGGTCGAACACGACAGCGTTCCGTGGGAGGCCCTCCCCGGGATGATGATCCAGGACGAGACTGGCGAGTTCCGGCTCAAGGACCGCCCCGAGCGGCTGCCTGCCTCCTTCACCCTGATCGCGCGCGCCGCCGGCTGATTCCCGGACCCCGGGCGGTCGGCCGATCCCGCAATCCGCGACCGTGGAGCACCGGGGTGAGACCAAGGGGAGACGCGATCTTCAGCCTCGGCGCCTAGATTCGAGACATGGCACCGCGTTCCCGACTCCGCATCCTCGCGCTGATCCCGCTCGTCGTGGTCGCCGGCCTGCTCGGCCGGAAGCTGCCCGCGTTCGCGGGTGACTTCGCGGGTGCACTGCTCTACGCGGTGCTGATCTACCTCGTCCTCGCCCTGTTCGCCCCGAAGGCGTCGGCGGTCGCGCTCGCGTTCTGGACGGGCGCCGTCGGCATTCTGATCGAGGTGCTCCAGGCCACCGGCCTGCCGGCCTTCCTCGCCGACCGTTGGGAACCGTCGAGGTATCTCCTCGGCTCGACCTTCGTGCCGCTCGACCTCGTGCTTGCCCTGCTCGGTGCCGGTCTGGCGACCATGACCGACCGGCTGACCCGGCCCGCCAGGCGCAGCCACACCTACTAGCGGCCGGGTCGCCTCGTCAGTCGCCGGAGGTGTGCTTCGCGCGCCGCACGATCAACGGATCGGGCGCGTAGACGACCGAGTCGTCGCGTCCCTCGTAGTCGAACTGGTACAGGAAGGAGCGCATCGCGTTGATCCGGGCCCGCTTCTTGTCGTTCGACTTCACCGTCGTCCACGGGGCGTACTTCTTGTCGGTGCGCAGCAGCATCTGCTCCTTCGCCTCGGTGTAGGCGTCCCAGCGGTCGAGGCTCTCGAGGTCCATGGGGGAGAGTTTCCATCTGCGGACCGGGTCGAGCTGGCGGAGCGCGAACCGGGTGCGCTGCTCGTCCTGGGTCACCGAGAACCAGAACTTCGTCAGGCTGATCCCCGAGTCCACGAGCATCCGCTCGAACTGCGGCGCCTGGACCATGAACGTCTCGTACTCCTCGTCGGTGCAGAAGCCCATCACCCGCTCGACGCCTGCCCGGTTGTACCAGGAGCGGTCGAACAGCACCATCTCGCCGGAGGTGGGCAGGTGCTCGACGTAGCGCTGGAAGTACCACTGGCCCCGCTCGGTGTTCGAGGGGGCAGACAGCGCCACGACTCGGGCGGCCCGCGGGTTCAGATGCTCGTTGAACCGCTTGATCGTGCTGCCCTTGCCTGCGGCGTCGCGTCCCTCGAAGACGAGCACGTGCTTGGCGCCGGTGTCCTGGGACCAGTACTGGAACTTCAGCAGCTCGACCTGGAGCAGGTACTTCTCGCGTTCATACTGCGCCCGGTCCATCAGCTCGTCGTACGGGTACCCGCCGTCCAGCCACGTGTGGACCGCCTTGCCGTCGGGAGCGATCAGCTCCGGGTCGACCCCCTCCGCGCCCTCGACGTGATACCCCTCGTCCTTGAGGTGGTCGATGTACTCGCGCAACGACATGTTCTGGGTCATGCGCCCATGCATACCGCGTCAAGGTGTCCTGCGGGTGAACGGGTCCAGATCTGGGCGTCCGTGCGTTGACGCGACGACCCGGCGCAAGGAGACCCGCCGGGAGGCGATCCGACCACCTGGCCCTGGACGCGGCGCGACAGTTCCAAGCCGTCGCCCTTCAAGACTGCCCGACGTGCCGCGTGCATCTCGGTGCCGCCTGGGATGGCTCAGATCGTCGGGCCCACGAGACGGGCGGTGACCTCGTCTGCGGAGTCGACGACGATCTCTGCCCCGGCCGCCAGCAGGGCCTCGCGGGGCGAGGCGCCCGTCGTGATCCCCATGGCGCGGGTGCCAGCGGCCATCGCCATCTCCATGTCCGAGGCCGCATCACCGACGTACCAGGCCCCCTCCAGCGGGGCGTCGAGCAGCCGCAGACCGAGCAGGACGGAGTCCGGGGCCGGCTTGCCATTTGCCACCTGGTCGTTGCCCACCACCACCTCGACGACGTCGCGGATGCCGATCCGCTCGAGCAGGTGCACCGCCTCGGGGGTGGTCTTCGCGGTCACCACGGCGATCCGCCAGCCGTCCTCCCGCAGCGCCGTCAGCATACAGTGGACCCCGGGCAGGAGCAGTTCGTCGCCCTGCTCGTTGATCGCCCTGCGCCAACTCTCGTGATAACCCGTGACCATGTGGCCGATCCGCTCGTCGACGGCGCCGAAGCCACTCAGCTCGGCCAGCGCGAACTCGAGCGGCCGCCCGATGTAGGGCACCACGGAGATCGGCTCCACCGCAACGCCGAAGGAGGTGATCGTCGCCGCGATGTGCTCCGAGATGAGAGGGACGGTGTCGGCGAGGGTGCCGTCGAGGTCGAACAGGACTGCCTTTGTGCTCACCATTTCACCCTAGCCAGCGATGTCTGCGGTTCCGCCTCCGGCTCCGAACCTGGGCAGATGCCCACGTGGCTGTGCACAACCTTGAGCACTTATCGGGACTCGTTGCGCGACACGCCGGGTGAAGGGGTTGCAAGGCGCAACGAACCAGGAATTGTGCTCAAGTCTCCACAGGCACTCAGGCCGATCGACGCGCGACGGCGGGGCGACCCGATCGGTCGCCCCGCCGCCGGGGATCAGCGCAAGGGAAGGCTCAGCAGGTCACTCCCGCGGGCTTGACCGCGGTCGCGCCGTTGTTGCGGCACAGGCCGACCCCCTTGTTGGCGAGGCCGTCCTTCATCTGCCGCACTGCCGAGGCGTTGAAGCCGTTCCACTGCATGTGCATCAGGACGGTGTCGCCGCCCTTGACGTTGTTGACCACGTAGCTGACCAGCTGCGAGCTCGACTTGCCCCGCCAGTCGTTGGTGTCGACGGTCCACGTCCAGATCCGCATGCCGACGGCCGCGTAGGCCTCGCGCACGGTCGAGTTGTAGGCGCCGTAGGGCGGGCGACCGTAGGTCGTCACCACACCGGGCGAGCCGAGCTGACGGATCACGGCCGACTTGCTCAGGTCGGTGAGCTGTGGGTGGCTGACTGAGTGGTTGAACACGTAGTGGCCGAGCGACCTGGCGTACGACGCGTCGAAGCGGCCGGCGGTGATGCAGTCACCCGTCGGGAACAGGGCGACGCTGATCCCCATGTCGGCGAACGCCTTGACCGTCGTCTTGAAGGAACTCAGCGACTTCGGGCAGTCGTCGAAGGTGAGGATCGCGCGGTTCGAGGTGTTCGGCCCGCGGGTGATCGAGTAGCTGCCCGACGGCGGGGGAGTCGGCTTCGGATCCGCCGGCGGGCGGTACCTGTACAGCGACTTCAGGTCGGAGCGGATGGCGCCGAACTGGACCAGGTTGTTGAAGACGTAGTTGCCGCGCCCCGTCGAGTCGATGTACGAGCGGCAGCCGTTGCGGCCGGTGCGTGCGGTGTCGCACTCGGTGAACCACTTTCGCCCGGCGACCGTGTGGTAGCCGGGGGTCGCCAGCGGGTTGCCCTTCCACAGGGTCCTCGGCGACGGGAGGTAGGTGAGGTTGTTGAAGGTCCACACGCCCGCGACCTTGATCTGCGTCGTGCAGCGCGCGGTGCGCGAGTACGGCTCGCACCAGGTGCGCCACTGGCGGCCGTTGATCGTGTGCTCGCCGGGTGTGGTGTAGACGTTGATCTCCGCATTGGCGGCCGGCGCCGTGACGCCCATGCCCACGAGCAGGGCAAGGGTCGAGAAGGCGCCGGTGATGATCCGTGAGATTCGCATGCTTCCCCCAGGGGTGTCGGTTCGCCTCGACTCTAAACCCGGTGAAGTGCGTAGAGAACCTACTTTCGGACACGAAAAAGGGCCGCCACGCCGATGCGTGACGGCCCCTTCCGGACCTAGGGTGTCGGATCAGCCGGGGATCACGTCGCCCGAGGGCCACTCCGTCTTGATGAACTCGGCGACCTCGTCGGAGTGCAGGAGTTCATCGAGCTTCTTGATCGAGGCGTTGCCGTCGTCCGCGGTGCGCCACACGAGCATGTTGGCGTAGGGGTTGCCCTCGACCTTCTCGATGGCGATCGCGTCCTCGGCCTTCAGGCCTGCATTGAGGATGAAGTTGCCGTTGATCAACGCGGCCGCCACCTTCGGATCCTCGAGCTGCTGGACGACGACCTCGGGCTGCGACTCCTCGAAGGTGAGCTTCTTCGGGTTCTGCTCATCGGTCAGCGTCAGCACGGTGGTGTCCTCCGCGATGTCGTTGAGCAGGCCGTTCTCTTCGAGCAGCTTCAGGCCGCGGTACTGGTTCGACGGATCGTTGGTGATCGCGACGACGCCGCCCTCGGGGATGGCGTCGGCGGAGTCGAACTCGTTCGAGAACAGCGCGAAGGGCTCGATGTGGATGCCCTCACCGTGCGAGAACTCGTAGCCCTTCTCCGCGATCTGGTTCTCCAGGTAGGGAAGGTGCTGGAAGTAGTTCGCGTCGAGTTCCTCGTTCGCGAGCGCCTCGTTCGGCAGCACGTAGTCGTCGAACTCCTGGATCTCGATCTCCAGTCCCGCGTCGGCGGCGAGGTTGTCGCGCACGAACTCGAGGATCTTGGCGTGCGGAACGGGGCTCGCGCCGACGACCAGCTTTGTGGTGCCGCCGGAGGCGGGGGCCGAGCCGTCGCCGGGGGCGGACGACGGCGTGGCGTCACCCGAACCGCAGGCGGTCAGGGCCATGGTGGCTGCCAACGAGGCAGCGACTGCAGTCAGAATCTTTCGCATAGGGTTTCCTCCTTGCTCTGGGCCAACAACAAGTTGGCCGCCTGGGTGGCCTTGTGGCCGTCCCGCCGAGGCGGGAAGTAGGTGGGGCTCAGCGATGGTCGATCGCCTTGGACACTGCGTCGCCGATCCACTGGATCAGCTGGACGAGGACGACAAGCAGCACGACCGTCATGATCATCACGTCGATCTGGTAGCGCTGGAAGCCGTAGTTGTAGGCGAGCCGGCCGAGGCCGCCGCCGCCGATCAGGCCGGCCATCGCCGAGTAGCCGACCAGCGTCACGACCGTCGTCGTGAAGGAGGCGACAAGCGAGGGCATCGCCTCGGGGATCAGCACCTTCGTGATGGACTGCAGCTTCGTCGAGCCCATCGCGTGGGCCGCGTCGAGCTTGCCTGAATGGACCTCGCGCAGCGACGTCTCGACGAGGCGCGCGAAGAACGGGATCGAGGCGATCGCCAGCGAGACCGAGGCCGCGATCGGGCCGAGCGAGGTGCCGACCAGCCAGCGCGTGAACGGGATCAGGGCAAGCATCAGCACGGCGTAGGGGATCGAGCGCGTGATGTTGACCACGACGCTCGACAGGATGAAGTTCAGCGGCCGGTTGGCGCTCATCGCGCCCGGGCGCGTGATGTAGAGCAGCACTCCGAGCGGGAGCCCGATGACAAGCGTGACGAGGGCGGAGATGCCCACCATCTGCAGCGTCTCGCCGAGCGCCGGGAGCAGCGCCTTCTGGATGGCTGGGTTGGCGAACCAGGTGTTCTCGAGCGGGATCATGCGAGGTCCTCCACCTGGGAGAGCGAGTCGGTCAGGGCCGCGTCGGCCCCGAGGGCGCGCAGCTCGTCGATCACGCGCTGCGGATCCACTCCGTCCGGGACGGAGAGCCGCAGGTGCGAGAACGTGGTGCCCGCGAGGTGTTCGACGCTTCCGGCGAGGATCGCGAT harbors:
- a CDS encoding MetQ/NlpA family ABC transporter substrate-binding protein, with amino-acid sequence MRKILTAVAASLAATMALTACGSGDATPSSAPGDGSAPASGGTTKLVVGASPVPHAKILEFVRDNLAADAGLEIEIQEFDDYVLPNEALANEELDANYFQHLPYLENQIAEKGYEFSHGEGIHIEPFALFSNEFDSADAIPEGGVVAITNDPSNQYRGLKLLEENGLLNDIAEDTTVLTLTDEQNPKKLTFEESQPEVVVQQLEDPKVAAALINGNFILNAGLKAEDAIAIEKVEGNPYANMLVWRTADDGNASIKKLDELLHSDEVAEFIKTEWPSGDVIPG
- the ppk2 gene encoding polyphosphate kinase 2, coding for MTQNMSLREYIDHLKDEGYHVEGAEGVDPELIAPDGKAVHTWLDGGYPYDELMDRAQYEREKYLLQVELLKFQYWSQDTGAKHVLVFEGRDAAGKGSTIKRFNEHLNPRAARVVALSAPSNTERGQWYFQRYVEHLPTSGEMVLFDRSWYNRAGVERVMGFCTDEEYETFMVQAPQFERMLVDSGISLTKFWFSVTQDEQRTRFALRQLDPVRRWKLSPMDLESLDRWDAYTEAKEQMLLRTDKKYAPWTTVKSNDKKRARINAMRSFLYQFDYEGRDDSVVYAPDPLIVRRAKHTSGD
- a CDS encoding ribosomal maturation YjgA family protein; the protein is MAPRSRLRILALIPLVVVAGLLGRKLPAFAGDFAGALLYAVLIYLVLALFAPKASAVALAFWTGAVGILIEVLQATGLPAFLADRWEPSRYLLGSTFVPLDLVLALLGAGLATMTDRLTRPARRSHTY
- a CDS encoding DUF368 domain-containing protein; the encoded protein is MTNERDEHRMAEPTAPAEDIETDVTRPDSVGRWFARLLKGIAVGVGAILPGLSGGVLAVIFKLYDPLIRFLANLRRNFVQNVLFFIPVGIGVGAGIVLFSVVVEAAFGRYAAQFICLFIGFVIGTFPSLFRQAGKHGRSTLDWVIMAIAAVAIFALMYLGGESTWLQVEPNIPVWFGSGALIGLGLIVPGLSPSNFLIYFGLYDKMASGIKNFDMSVIIPLALGLIACVLLLAKAAEWAFRKYHSQMYHLILGMVVGSSIAIFPTVVFPAFTEQGLAASGLSLGGAIAFALAMLVVGTIASFLFSRVEDRVSEQREEIDAAAKAKPTQ
- a CDS encoding HAD family hydrolase, translating into MSTKAVLFDLDGTLADTVPLISEHIAATITSFGVAVEPISVVPYIGRPLEFALAELSGFGAVDERIGHMVTGYHESWRRAINEQGDELLLPGVHCMLTALREDGWRIAVVTAKTTPEAVHLLERIGIRDVVEVVVGNDQVANGKPAPDSVLLGLRLLDAPLEGAWYVGDAASDMEMAMAAGTRAMGITTGASPREALLAAGAEIVVDSADEVTARLVGPTI
- a CDS encoding methionine ABC transporter permease; translation: MIPLENTWFANPAIQKALLPALGETLQMVGISALVTLVIGLPLGVLLYITRPGAMSANRPLNFILSSVVVNITRSIPYAVLMLALIPFTRWLVGTSLGPIAASVSLAIASIPFFARLVETSLREVHSGKLDAAHAMGSTKLQSITKVLIPEAMPSLVASFTTTVVTLVGYSAMAGLIGGGGLGRLAYNYGFQRYQIDVMIMTVVLLVVLVQLIQWIGDAVSKAIDHR
- a CDS encoding GNAT family N-acetyltransferase — encoded protein: MLEIIHFPLPERHDDRVWLDYQELARTLDHELVGGPGLSVSPESAWETARRVTETRLERLIAYADGTPVGYASLRIELVDEPTSGSVYAYVLPAHRRRGIGSALAGRMREIIAEAGLTKLTAWAMVHPEGERRLVPASGVGSVPADDPGIRFAVVNGFTLEQVERVSRYDFDAPLVDPMEAMTQARRADNSDYELLTFEGFAPADIVGDLAVMRERMITDPPSGGMEVVEQKWDAERLNKRDERLLVTNWFWRAVVRHVPSGQFVALSEILRNRTNPDAFLEQWDTIVLPEHRGRRLGMLVKAANLIQVHRAAPDATSILTWNAEENRYMLDVNEALGFRQVLVEAAFQRRL
- a CDS encoding class I SAM-dependent methyltransferase, whose product is MSDYLDVNRANWDARAEVHVGPGGYAVDEVVDPEWISGVVRFDQPLLGDLTGLDGVHLQCHIGTDTISLARLGAKMTGVDLSPGSLHQARRIAERAGIGVDYFESDVYNAPEALGGQRFDLVYTGIGALCWLPDIRLWAKTVAELLRPGGRLFVRDGHPVLNSLLPVTVGEVQPDSDQQEWLTGVGALTPALELPYWEQPEPMVWNDAVSYAGTEKVTSPESVEWNHAISQIVMAVLDAGLSLELLVEHDSVPWEALPGMMIQDETGEFRLKDRPERLPASFTLIARAAG
- a CDS encoding polysaccharide deacetylase family protein, with translation MRISRIITGAFSTLALLVGMGVTAPAANAEINVYTTPGEHTINGRQWRTWCEPYSRTARCTTQIKVAGVWTFNNLTYLPSPRTLWKGNPLATPGYHTVAGRKWFTECDTARTGRNGCRSYIDSTGRGNYVFNNLVQFGAIRSDLKSLYRYRPPADPKPTPPPSGSYSITRGPNTSNRAILTFDDCPKSLSSFKTTVKAFADMGISVALFPTGDCITAGRFDASYARSLGHYVFNHSVSHPQLTDLSKSAVIRQLGSPGVVTTYGRPPYGAYNSTVREAYAAVGMRIWTWTVDTNDWRGKSSSQLVSYVVNNVKGGDTVLMHMQWNGFNASAVRQMKDGLANKGVGLCRNNGATAVKPAGVTC